In the Oncorhynchus keta strain PuntledgeMale-10-30-2019 chromosome 14, Oket_V2, whole genome shotgun sequence genome, one interval contains:
- the LOC118393956 gene encoding AP-2 complex subunit alpha-2-like isoform X2, whose translation MPAVSKGDGMRGLAVFISDIRNCKSKEAEIKRINKELANIRSKFKGDKALDGYSKKKYVCKLLFIFLLGHDIDFGHMEAVNLLSSNKYTEKQIGYLFISVLVNSNSDLISLINNAIKNDLSSRNPTFMNLALHCIANVGSREMAEAFAAEVPRILVAGDTMDSVKQSAALCLLRLNRTSPDLVPMGEWTTRVVHLLNDQHLGVVTAATSLITTLAQKSPEDFKTSVSLAVARLSRIVSSASTDLQDYTYYFVAAPWLSVKLLRLLQCYPPPEDGAIRGRLTECLETILNKAQEPPKSKKVQHSNAKNAVLFEAISLIIHHDSEPTLLVRACNQLGQFLQHRETNLRYLALESMCTLASSEFSHEAVKTHIETVINALKSERDVSVRQRAVDLLYAMCDRSNAKQIVAEMLSYLETADYSIREEIVLKVAILAEKYAVDYTWYVDTILNLIRFAGDYVSDEVWYRVIQIVINRDEVQGYAAKTVFEALQAPACHENLVKVGGYILGEFGNLIAGDSRSSPLIQFDLLHSKFHLCSVPTRALLLSAYIKFINLFPEVKGTIQEVLRSDSQLRNADVELQQRAVEYLRLSCIASTDILATVLEEMPPFPERESSILAKLKRKKGPGNLHPDLDENRKERSVNGGTADHSSTTSNAKVFASPTTSTDLLGLGSTIATQNSAPPASKGASLLVDVFSGNTAAFPVETPVAVGPVADENFSRFVCKNNGVLYENQLLQIGLKSEFRQNLGRMYVFFGNKTSTQFMNFAASVVCQDALQAQLNVHAKPADPTVDGGAQLQQILNIECVSDFVDAPVLNIQFRYGGTLQNIAVKLPITLNKFIQPTEMTSLDFFQRWKQLGAPQQEVQNIFKARHSMDTEVTKAKIMGFGAALLDGVDPNPFNFVGAGVIHTKTTQVGCLLRLEPNTQAQMYRLTLRTSRDTVSQRLCDLLSEQF comes from the exons ATGCCTGCAGTCTCTAAAGGAGATGGAATGCGTGGCCTCGCTGTGTTTATATCGGACATTAGGAACT GTAAAAGTAAAGAAGCAGAGATCAAGAGAATTAACAAAGAGTTGGCCAACATCCGCTCAAAATTTAAAG GAGACAAGGCACTAGATGGCTACAGTAAGAAGAAATATGTGTGCAAGCTGCTTTTCATATTCCTTCTTGGCCATGACATCGACTTTGGCCACATGGAGGCAGTCAACCTGCTCAGCTCCAACAAGTACACAGAGAAACAAATT GGTTACCTGTTCATCTCAGTGCTGGTCAACTCAAACAGTGACCTCATCAGCCTTATCAACAATGCCATAAAGAATGACCTGTCCAGCAGGAATCCCACTTTCATGAACTTGGCCTTGCACTGCATTGCCAATGTGGGCAGCAGGGAGATGGCTGAGGCTTTTGCAGCTGAGGTGCCCCGCATCCTGGTGGCTGG GGACACCATGGACAGTGTGAAGCAGAGTGCTGCCCTGTGCCTGCTGCGTCTCAACAGGACCTCTCCAGACCTGGTACCCATGGGCGAGTGGACCACCCGGGTGGTTCATCTGCTCAATGACCAGCACCTG GGTGTGGTGACCGCTGCCACCAGCCTGATTACCACACTGGCACAGAAGAGCCCAGAGGACTTCAAGACCTCTGTCTCCTTGGCTGTAGCCAGACTCAGCAGG ATCGTCTCCTCGGCCTCCACTGACCTGCAGGACTACACCTACTATTTTGTTGCAGCTCCCTGGCTTTCTGTCAAGCTCCTGCGTCTCCTACAGTGCTATCCTCCGCCTG AGGATGGTGCGATCCGGGGCCGTCTGACGGAATGTCTGGAAACCATCCTGAACAAGGCCCAGGAGCCTCCCAAGTCGAAGAAGGTGCAGCACTCCAACGCTAAGAACGCTGTGCTGTTTGAGGCCATCAGTCTAATCATCCACCATGACAG CGAGCCCACTCTGCTGGTGCGGGCCTGTAACCAGCTGGGCCAGTTCCTCCAGCACCGGGAGACTAACCTGCGCTACCTGGCCCTGGAGAGCATGTGCACCCTAGCCAGCTCCGAGTTCTCCCATGAGGCTGTTAAGACACACATCGAGACAGTCATAAATGCCCTCAAA TCGGAGAGAGATGTCAGTGTGCGTCAGCGTGCTGTGGACCTGCTCTATGCCATGTGTGACCGCAGCAACGCCAAACAGATTGTAGCAGAGATGCTCAGCTACCTGGAGACAGCAGACTACTCCATCAGAGAGGAGATA GTGCTAAAGGTGGCCATCCTGGCAGAGAAGTATGCAGTTGACTACACCTGGTATGTTGACACCATCCTCAACCTGATCCGCTTCGCTGGGGACTATGTCAGTGACGAGGTCTGGTACCGTGTCATCCAGATCGTCATCAACAGAGATGAAGTACAAGGTTATGCTGCCAAGACCGTGTTCGAG GCACTCCAGGCCCCAGCCTGCCATGAGAACCTGGTGAAGGTCGGAGGGTACATTCTAGGGGAGTTTGGGAACTTGATAGCAGGAGATTCAAGGTCAAG TCCACTCATCCAGTTTGACCTGCTCCACTCCAAGTTTCACCTGTGCTCAGTGCCCACCCGGGCTTTGCTGCTCTCAGCCTACATCAAGTTCATCAACCTTTTTCCTGAGGTGAAGGGCACCATCCAGGAGGTCTTGCGCTCAGACAGCCAGCTCCGCAATGCAGACGTTGAGCTACAGCAGCGTGCTGTGGAGTACCTGCGCCTCAGCTGCATTGCCAGCACTGACATACTG GCCACGGTGTTGGAGGAGATGCCTCCCTTCCCTGAGAGGGAGTCCTCTATACTGGCCAAACTCAAGAGGAAGAAGGGACCAGGAAACCTGCATCCCGATTTGGATGAGAACCGCAAGGAACGCAGTGTCAACGGGGGTACTGCAGACCATAGCAGCACTACCTCAAATGCCAAG GTGTTCGCGTCCCCCACTACCTCCACAGACCTGCTTGGCCTGGGCAGCACCATTGCCACTCAAAACTCTGCCCCTCCTGCCTCCAAGGGGGCAAGCCTGCTGGTGGATGTCTTCTCTGGAAACACAGCAGCCTTTCCTGTAGAGACACCAGTGGCAGTGGGGCCTGTTGCAGATGAGAACTTCTCCAG GTTTGTTTGCAAGAACAATGGTGTCCTGTACGAGAACCAGCTACTCCAGATCGGCCTGAAGTCTGAATTCCGACAGAATCTGG GTCGGATGTATGTGTTCTTTGGTAACAAGACATCAACCCAGTTCATGAATTTCGCTGCCTCTGTGGTCTGCCAAGATGCTCTGCAGGCTCA ACTGAATGTCCATGCCAAGCCTGCAGACCCCACTGTGGACGGGGGTGCACAACTCCAGCAAATACTCAACATTGAATGTGTGTCTGACTTTGTGGATGCACCAGTGCTCAACATTCAGTTTAG GTACGGGGGAACTCTCCAGAACATTGCCGTTAAACTGCCTATTACTTTAAACAAATTCATCCAGCCTACAGAGATGACATCGCTGGACTTCTTTCAGCGCTGGAAACAACTTGGAGC CCCTCAGCAAGAGGTACAAAATATCTTCAAAGCAAGGCATTCCATGGACACAGAAGTTACCAAAGCCAAG
- the LOC118393956 gene encoding AP-2 complex subunit alpha-2-like isoform X1 — translation MPAVSKGDGMRGLAVFISDIRNCKSKEAEIKRINKELANIRSKFKGDKALDGYSKKKYVCKLLFIFLLGHDIDFGHMEAVNLLSSNKYTEKQIGYLFISVLVNSNSDLISLINNAIKNDLSSRNPTFMNLALHCIANVGSREMAEAFAAEVPRILVAGDTMDSVKQSAALCLLRLNRTSPDLVPMGEWTTRVVHLLNDQHLGVVTAATSLITTLAQKSPEDFKTSVSLAVARLSRIVSSASTDLQDYTYYFVAAPWLSVKLLRLLQCYPPPEDGAIRGRLTECLETILNKAQEPPKSKKVQHSNAKNAVLFEAISLIIHHDSEPTLLVRACNQLGQFLQHRETNLRYLALESMCTLASSEFSHEAVKTHIETVINALKSERDVSVRQRAVDLLYAMCDRSNAKQIVAEMLSYLETADYSIREEIVLKVAILAEKYAVDYTWYVDTILNLIRFAGDYVSDEVWYRVIQIVINRDEVQGYAAKTVFEALQAPACHENLVKVGGYILGEFGNLIAGDSRSSPLIQFDLLHSKFHLCSVPTRALLLSAYIKFINLFPEVKGTIQEVLRSDSQLRNADVELQQRAVEYLRLSCIASTDILATVLEEMPPFPERESSILAKLKRKKGPGNLHPDLDENRKERSVNGGTADHSSTTSNAKVFASPTTSTDLLGLGSTIATQNSAPPASKGASLLVDVFSGNTAAFPVETPVAVGPVADENFSSFLPNTPQVAYANATLPTAEEPEDKFVCKNNGVLYENQLLQIGLKSEFRQNLGRMYVFFGNKTSTQFMNFAASVVCQDALQAQLNVHAKPADPTVDGGAQLQQILNIECVSDFVDAPVLNIQFRYGGTLQNIAVKLPITLNKFIQPTEMTSLDFFQRWKQLGAPQQEVQNIFKARHSMDTEVTKAKIMGFGAALLDGVDPNPFNFVGAGVIHTKTTQVGCLLRLEPNTQAQMYRLTLRTSRDTVSQRLCDLLSEQF, via the exons ATGCCTGCAGTCTCTAAAGGAGATGGAATGCGTGGCCTCGCTGTGTTTATATCGGACATTAGGAACT GTAAAAGTAAAGAAGCAGAGATCAAGAGAATTAACAAAGAGTTGGCCAACATCCGCTCAAAATTTAAAG GAGACAAGGCACTAGATGGCTACAGTAAGAAGAAATATGTGTGCAAGCTGCTTTTCATATTCCTTCTTGGCCATGACATCGACTTTGGCCACATGGAGGCAGTCAACCTGCTCAGCTCCAACAAGTACACAGAGAAACAAATT GGTTACCTGTTCATCTCAGTGCTGGTCAACTCAAACAGTGACCTCATCAGCCTTATCAACAATGCCATAAAGAATGACCTGTCCAGCAGGAATCCCACTTTCATGAACTTGGCCTTGCACTGCATTGCCAATGTGGGCAGCAGGGAGATGGCTGAGGCTTTTGCAGCTGAGGTGCCCCGCATCCTGGTGGCTGG GGACACCATGGACAGTGTGAAGCAGAGTGCTGCCCTGTGCCTGCTGCGTCTCAACAGGACCTCTCCAGACCTGGTACCCATGGGCGAGTGGACCACCCGGGTGGTTCATCTGCTCAATGACCAGCACCTG GGTGTGGTGACCGCTGCCACCAGCCTGATTACCACACTGGCACAGAAGAGCCCAGAGGACTTCAAGACCTCTGTCTCCTTGGCTGTAGCCAGACTCAGCAGG ATCGTCTCCTCGGCCTCCACTGACCTGCAGGACTACACCTACTATTTTGTTGCAGCTCCCTGGCTTTCTGTCAAGCTCCTGCGTCTCCTACAGTGCTATCCTCCGCCTG AGGATGGTGCGATCCGGGGCCGTCTGACGGAATGTCTGGAAACCATCCTGAACAAGGCCCAGGAGCCTCCCAAGTCGAAGAAGGTGCAGCACTCCAACGCTAAGAACGCTGTGCTGTTTGAGGCCATCAGTCTAATCATCCACCATGACAG CGAGCCCACTCTGCTGGTGCGGGCCTGTAACCAGCTGGGCCAGTTCCTCCAGCACCGGGAGACTAACCTGCGCTACCTGGCCCTGGAGAGCATGTGCACCCTAGCCAGCTCCGAGTTCTCCCATGAGGCTGTTAAGACACACATCGAGACAGTCATAAATGCCCTCAAA TCGGAGAGAGATGTCAGTGTGCGTCAGCGTGCTGTGGACCTGCTCTATGCCATGTGTGACCGCAGCAACGCCAAACAGATTGTAGCAGAGATGCTCAGCTACCTGGAGACAGCAGACTACTCCATCAGAGAGGAGATA GTGCTAAAGGTGGCCATCCTGGCAGAGAAGTATGCAGTTGACTACACCTGGTATGTTGACACCATCCTCAACCTGATCCGCTTCGCTGGGGACTATGTCAGTGACGAGGTCTGGTACCGTGTCATCCAGATCGTCATCAACAGAGATGAAGTACAAGGTTATGCTGCCAAGACCGTGTTCGAG GCACTCCAGGCCCCAGCCTGCCATGAGAACCTGGTGAAGGTCGGAGGGTACATTCTAGGGGAGTTTGGGAACTTGATAGCAGGAGATTCAAGGTCAAG TCCACTCATCCAGTTTGACCTGCTCCACTCCAAGTTTCACCTGTGCTCAGTGCCCACCCGGGCTTTGCTGCTCTCAGCCTACATCAAGTTCATCAACCTTTTTCCTGAGGTGAAGGGCACCATCCAGGAGGTCTTGCGCTCAGACAGCCAGCTCCGCAATGCAGACGTTGAGCTACAGCAGCGTGCTGTGGAGTACCTGCGCCTCAGCTGCATTGCCAGCACTGACATACTG GCCACGGTGTTGGAGGAGATGCCTCCCTTCCCTGAGAGGGAGTCCTCTATACTGGCCAAACTCAAGAGGAAGAAGGGACCAGGAAACCTGCATCCCGATTTGGATGAGAACCGCAAGGAACGCAGTGTCAACGGGGGTACTGCAGACCATAGCAGCACTACCTCAAATGCCAAG GTGTTCGCGTCCCCCACTACCTCCACAGACCTGCTTGGCCTGGGCAGCACCATTGCCACTCAAAACTCTGCCCCTCCTGCCTCCAAGGGGGCAAGCCTGCTGGTGGATGTCTTCTCTGGAAACACAGCAGCCTTTCCTGTAGAGACACCAGTGGCAGTGGGGCCTGTTGCAGATGAGAACTTCTCCAG TTTCCTGCCGAATACTCCACAAGTAGCATATGCCAACGCCACTCTGCCCACTGCAGAGGAACCTGAAGACAA GTTTGTTTGCAAGAACAATGGTGTCCTGTACGAGAACCAGCTACTCCAGATCGGCCTGAAGTCTGAATTCCGACAGAATCTGG GTCGGATGTATGTGTTCTTTGGTAACAAGACATCAACCCAGTTCATGAATTTCGCTGCCTCTGTGGTCTGCCAAGATGCTCTGCAGGCTCA ACTGAATGTCCATGCCAAGCCTGCAGACCCCACTGTGGACGGGGGTGCACAACTCCAGCAAATACTCAACATTGAATGTGTGTCTGACTTTGTGGATGCACCAGTGCTCAACATTCAGTTTAG GTACGGGGGAACTCTCCAGAACATTGCCGTTAAACTGCCTATTACTTTAAACAAATTCATCCAGCCTACAGAGATGACATCGCTGGACTTCTTTCAGCGCTGGAAACAACTTGGAGC CCCTCAGCAAGAGGTACAAAATATCTTCAAAGCAAGGCATTCCATGGACACAGAAGTTACCAAAGCCAAG
- the LOC118394316 gene encoding tryptophan 5-hydroxylase 1-like, producing MYSNKIDGPRRGRSFDSMSSSLHTCYEEKQLNNEMKKCTFSKIDENKDNKSSSWENGRSLEKGRTAIAFSLKNEVGGLVKALKLFQENHVNLVHIESRKSRRRGSEFEIFVDCDSGHEQLKELTELLRKHAANVVDMDHDQPDNSSLPEEDTEDIPWFPKKISDLDMCANRVLMYGLDLDADHPGFKDNVYRKRRKHFADLAMSYKHGEPIPHIEFTEEEVKTWGVVYRELNKLYPTHACREYLKNLPLLSKHCDCREDNIPQLEDVSHFLRERTGFIIRPVAGYLSPRDFLAGLAFRVFHCTQYVRHSSDPLYTPEPDTCHELLGHVPLLAEPSFAQFSQEIGLASLGASEESVQTLATCYFFTVEFGLCKQEGKMRAYGAGLLSSISELKHALSDNAKIMPFDPKVTCKQECIITTFQDVYFVSESFEEAKVKMREFAKTIKRPFTVRYNPYTHSVDVLKDTSSINSMVEDLRHELDIVADALQRLNKHYAV from the exons ATGTATTCAAACAAGATTGACGGGCCGCGCAGAGGAAGGTCTTTCGACTCTATGAGTTCTTCATTGCACACTTGTTACGAGGAAAAGCAACTGAATAATGAG ATGAAAAAGTGTACCTTCAGCAAGATCGACGAGAACAAGGACAACAAGAGTTCATCTTGGGAGAATGGTCGCTCTTTAGAAAAGGGTCGCACGGCAATCGCCTTTTCCCTCAAGAATGAAGTTGGCGGGCTCGTTAAGGCGCTAAAACTTTTTCAA GAGAACCACGTCAACCTTGTTCACATCGAGTCCCGAAAATCGAGGCGGCGCGGCTCAGAATTTGAGATCTTTGTTGACTGTGACAGCGGCCACGAGCAACTCAAGGAGCTCACTGAGCTGCTACGAAAGCACGCCGCCAACGTAGTTGATATGGACCATGACCAACCTGACAATTCCAGCCTGCCTGAAGAAG ACACTGAAGATATTCCCTGGTTCCCAAAGAAAATCTCAGACCTGGACATGTGTGCTAACCGTGTCTTGATGTATGGCTTAGACCTGGATGCTGATCACCCA GGCTTCAAGGACAATGTCTACCGCAAAAGAAGGAAACACTTTGCTGATCTTGCCATGAGCTACAAACA tGGGGAACCGATTCCGCATATTGAGTTcacagaggaggaggtgaagaccTGGGGTGTGGTCTATCGGGAGCTCAATAAGCTGTATCCAACCCATGCTTGCCGGGAGTACCTGAAGAACCTGCCACTGCTCTCCAAGCACTGTGACTGCAGGGAGGACAACATCCCCCAGCTGGAAGATGTGTCACACTTCCTCAGAG agcGCACAGGCTTTATCATTCGGCCCGTGGCAGGTTACCTCTCCCCACGAGACTTTCTGGCAGGTTTGGCTTTCCGGGTTTTCCACTGCACTCAGTATGTTCGCCACAGCTCTGACCCGCTCTACACACCTGAGCC AGACACATGTCATGAGCTGTTGGGTCATGTCCCTCTGCTGGCGGAGCCTAGTTTTGCCCAGTTCTCCCAGGAGATAGGTCTGGCTTCTCTGGGGGCCTCAGAAGAGTCTGTCCAGACGCTGGCCACC TGTTACTTTTTCACAGTAGAGTTTGGCCTGTGTAAACAGGAGGGAAAGATGAGAGCCTACGGCGCAGgacttctctcctctatcagtgAGCTGAAG CATGCACTCTCCGACAATGCAAAGATCATGCCCTTTGACCCCAAGGTCACCTGCAAGCAGGAGTGCATTATCACTACATTCCAAGACGTCTACTTTGTGTCAGAGAGCTTTGAAGAGGCCAAAGTCAAGATGAG GGAGTTTGCCAAAACCATCAAGCGTCCGTTTACAGTGAGGTACAACCCGTACACCCACAGTGTGGACGTGCTGAAGGACACATCCAGTATCAACAGCATGGTGGAGGATCTGAGACATGAACTAGACATCGTGGCCGACGCCCTACAGCGCCTTAACAAACACTATGCTGTCTGA